The following is a genomic window from Thermoanaerobaculia bacterium.
GCGAAGACCAGCGTACGGTTGAGCTTCGTCACGGTGCCGCCGCCGATCGGGACGCTCCAGAGCTCGTGGAGGCCATCGGCGGCCTGGTCGGCGAGATAGACGACGCGCGTGCCGTCGGCGCTGATCGCGTGCTCCAGCAGATCGCCACCGGGGGCGAGAGCGCTGTTCAGCCGTATCCGCGCTCCGCCATCGATCGGCACGGTCCAGAGGTCGAAGATGTCATTCGCGTCCTCGTCGGAGCTGTAGACCACCCGGCTGCCGTTCGGGCTGATCGAGAACAGCGGTTCGACATCCTCGGTGCTCGCCAGGACGCCGTTCAGACGGACGACGGTGCCCCCCGCGACGGGCACGCTGAACAGGTGGAAAGTCTGGGCGGCGGCCGTAGCGGCGCGGAAGACGACGCGCGTGCTGTCGGAACGGACGAGAAAGCTCGACTCGACTGAGTGGCCGGCGGCCAGGCCGGTGGTGAGCAGCTCCGGCGCCGCGACGGCGATCGGCACACTGTAGAGATCGAAGGCGCCGTCGACCGTCGTATCGATGAGATAGAGCACGCGGTTGCCGTCCGGCGTGATGCGGAAGTAGGACTGGACGCCGGTGGGAGCCTGGGCATCCTGGAGGAGGAGGGGGTCCCCGCCGATCGCCGGGACGCTGTAAAGCCGGTAGACCCCGGTCGAGTTTCGGCCGGCCCTGTAGACCACGGTTTCGCCGTCCGGGCTCACCTCGAAGCCGTCGACGTCGCTTTCCTGGAACAGCGTCGGGTTCAGCCGCACGGAGGCCGCGCCAGGGCCGTCGATCGGGACGCTGTAGAGGTCGTACTGGGTCCACGCGTACCTGTCGCTGTAGTAGAAGACGCGGTCGCTGGTCGGGGAGATGCGAAAGCCGATGACGTCCCGGTCGGACGCCATGTTC
Proteins encoded in this region:
- a CDS encoding PD40 domain-containing protein: NMASDRDVIGFRISPTSDRVFYYSDRYAWTQYDLYSVPIDGPGAASVRLNPTLFQESDVDGFEVSPDGETVVYRAGRNSTGVYRLYSVPAIGGDPLLLQDAQAPTGVQSYFRITPDGNRVLYLIDTTVDGAFDLYSVPIAVAAPELLTTGLAAGHSVESSFLVRSDSTRVVFRAATAAAQTFHLFSVPVAGGTVVRLNGVLASTEDVEPLFSISPNGSRVVYSSDEDANDIFDLWTVPIDGGARIRLNSALAPGGDLLEHAISADGTRVVYLADQAADGLHELWSVPIGGGTVTKLNRTLVFAGDAKAFRISSNSAWVVYGADQDTDEVDELLVVPIAGGAVEDLNDPLVAGGDVSLKFIQTVLFDLAANGRVVVYPADQTVDSQIELYTARLPGFAIFLDGFGSGDLSAWSVGVF